TTAGCAGCTGCTCCAGAGGTTTCAGTTGCAGTTGATTACAAAAGTGTTAATTTGTTAAAATCTCATGACAAGTCAAACATCTTCTGATGAAAACTATGTCATGGGAGGGAAAACTCCAGAACAGCTACTGAATGGACCTTTGCCTGCTTTGTTTCTTCCccgtcacctttaaaacatcCAGTGGGAGAATAAATAAGACACTGGTCATCACAACTGTTATGACAATTAAATCTGCTGCCAGGGAATAAAACACCAACCTGATTCTTGGCTCCtctgcacatctggatctgtGGCTCCATCCTGGCCTCCCTCTCCAGCTGAGTCCAAGCAGGAGTAGGAGGAACCCGGACCCAGTACAGTCCAACTTCTGAAAACCCCAATCAGCAACATACAAATCTGAATAGGGCTGATGAGAAAATGGGATAAACTTaatttgaaagaaaaagaaagccaAAGTAGTTTGAGTcacatttcagtctggaccaaaaaCCAAATCAGGTCTTACCTGTTGGCTGCCTGCACAGAGGGAGGCAGAGCACGCATGCTCAGTCTGGTCTCAGCATCTTCATGGAAAATCATATTTTGTTGCtcatttctgctctgctgccatCAAACtggagggagaggcagaggaTTACACCGGAAACACAGGAGTTtctccttcaaaataaaggtgaCACTGCAATAAAATATGCCATTGCATCATGTCCACCACTGTGCTGTACAGTAAAATTATCACTCTATATATCCATTGATCTGTCTATGATCCATTAATCTATCAACTAATCATCTGTCCATAAGAGAGGAGACATTTTCATcatgacaacaaaaacagcacaaacacacacagctgcagacagcATGCCACACAGACACCATCTTGAATATTACAATAACTGACAGCGACATCTGTCAATCATCTATTGATCCAAACCAATCATGTCTATCAATCCATCAATGTatcatatatactgtaaattggcatttacagtatatatgacaaataacaaaaacaacacaacagctgTAATTCTGTCCATCAAcatattcatccatccaccaTCTGTCCAATCGAGAAACTACATTTTATACAcgacaaataaaacaacaacaaaaacaagacaacactTTAACAGCTGCAGATACCGTCCATCATCCATCAAAACTCAGGAAGCGTCACTGcggccttttattttgaaagcgtGAGGCGGAAGCAGCGTGCCGTGCGTCAGCTAGCTTGTAGCCGTCGGTGCTAGGTGTCGGAGCGGGGCGATGCTCGTCGTCTGACCGCGGCAGCATCGGCAGGGAGCGGGATCTAGACCGCACCGGACCCCCCTGGAGTGAGTAAAAACATACCGGGTGTTAATACCCGACAGTCCGGGTCTGTCTGCGTCGATTCTAGAGGCTCCGTGTTTACAAACGGGGCTTAACGGACGGTAACGGCGATGATCGTGTCTGAGCCTGTTTTCATCCGTTACCGTCATTTAACCGTCACATTCACACTTTCCCACCGTGAGCAggttaaagctgctgttttccttctCTACGGGCTGTTTTCAGACCAACGtgccctaaaaaaaaaagacgaccTGATCCGCCCTCAAGTCAAGAGAGAGACGGGTTATCAATAAACCCATAATTAGCTGTTCATCAATAACCGATATCAGATATTATCACGGTGTCAGCTCAGGTAATCAGTAATCAATACCGGTTATTTATCACTTTCACCAGCTGACAGGTTTTCAGGTAAATAAGTAAAGAGTTTGCGTGTGGAAGGCTCCTGACAGGAATAGATGGTCCGTTACTGGTTGTAGTACAGGTAGTACTGGGTAGTACTAGTTAGTAAAGGTAGTACTAGTTAGTACAGTTAGTAGTAATACTATAATGAACCTCAATCCTCCTCTGATGAGTGTAATCTGCTGTGGAGGGCGGTGGGCGGGGCGTACAGGTAAGCCACACCCAACGATGTGACGTCATCAggtgttattattatcataacCGTGTTAATAAGATGATATTTTATCTAATAAAGTcagaacataaataaataactatttAACttagaaaactgtttatttCCTTGTATTTTTCTGCTAATTTCCTAAAAACAATTATCTTTAAATGACGCTGATGTTGGTGTTattatactttatatactgtatacttgTTACTGTTATGAGTCCTCATGTTATGATGATGTAGTAATTAAGTGAAAATTATTTCTTAACGTGTACATTTAACAGTCGTTCTGAATTAGGTGAAAATTAAAGTGAATGAATCAGATTTGCAGGATAAATAGGGATATGAGTAATACAGGAACACTAGAAGTAAAGTACTTCCTGTcaggaaataaaatgtgagGAAATGTGAGCGTGACGATCAGGCTGCAGTTGTTGTGACTGAGactttgtgtgttgtgatgttCCATATCGTTAAAACATCTATCGCACACTAGGACAGTAAGTCTAAAAGTTGAGTATCAAGTTGTAATAAACCGTCATCGTGGTTTTAATATATTGAGACTGAGGGGAAGGTCCAGCCAGCTGAGCTCACAGTCCTACtggttttcagttttctgtcctTCTCTGGTTCCCCCAGTGATTAGGACCAAGCACGAGCGGTAACAACCATGGTGACCAAGAAAATCCGGACCGAGTATATGAAGAAGTTCAGGGATCCCAAATGGGAGACGTTTTCTAAATGCTACGAGGACTCGCTGAGGTACCGTCTGACCCGGCGAGTGATGGAACATTCCCACAAGCCCTGGTTCTGGGAGGGCTGGGACAGCGGCTCCGACTCCAGCGGCTGGTCCACGCCGAAGCTGACCAGGAACAAAGTCGCCCCTCTGTCCCTCCCACCGCCGCCAACATCCTCGGAGGTGAAACAGAGGCTGTGGGAGCTGAAGACCAAACAGGATCCAAAACCGACTTCTGAGGACGTAGAGACTGAGGTGAGAGCTGGAGAGGCTCCGGTCGTAGACGCTGCACCGACCGCAGGTGAGGAAGCTAATCGTTAGACTCTGACTTTAACTGCTTAGTTTATTAAATGATTAGTCAGTCGTTCGATTAATCGCTTTAATggataaaaatatcaaatattttctcCAGTTTGATCATTTAACTCTTTGGGTTTTTGACTTGTTCGGACTAATTAAGACTTTTGGCTCTCAGAAAGGACTGAAGCTGAAACCAGGTTTAAACATCAGTCAGGCGTTAACTCTCCTGCACAAAAGTCTCTGTTCTACGTAAAAATATATTCCAGAGTTTCTGAGTGTTAACGGTCTGAGCCTGAAGTGTCCGAGTCCATAAGATCTtctaaaaacacacttttatcGCTGAGCTCATTTGACTCCAGCTTGGATCCTGTTTGACTGATCTGATATTAGAGTCTTTGGTTTGAAACATGCTGAAACttgattctgctgtttaatttgtgtCCGGTGTGAAAACAGGGAACTTTGTCCTAAACAGACCAAAACCTTGTTAGAAGCACTGTTgatttgttgtgtatttgtgccttgagatgatttgtattgtgatttggcgctatacaaataaaataaattgaattgaattgaaattgaatttgcACAGAGTGAGGACTATAAACACCAGACTCTTGGAGTAATGGGTcatcaaatcaaaatcaaaccTCTGACTCTAACCTGCAGTTTGTCCGTTTCCTCCTGAAGCAGCGGTTGTACAAAACGGCGTGAGTGAAGGCGGCGAAAGTTCAGCGACTGCAGCTCCAAACACCAGCGGACCTTCAGATGACACAGACAACGGGGCGGCCGACATGGCGTCTTCTGATGCGGAGCCGGTGAACCAGCGGGTACCGAGACGACATCACCGCCGCCGCACCCCTCGCTCTGAGCCGGCACACCGGGACAGTTCTCAGGACGACAAACCAGCCGGTGCCCGTAAACCACAGAGGGCGAAGAGCCAACCACCGATTGGCAccaaggagaaggagaaggagaaccGGAGACCGTCCAGCCGACTGGACTGGGCCGAGAGACGGATGGAGGTCAGGAGGTCGCCCAACGACGTGAGTTAAAGCTTTAAAGACAAACTGAGAGTCAACCTTAATAAAGACTGACCTAAGGCTGCAAGTCATTATTGACATTATTGATCGATCTGATCATTAGATTCTTTGTTAAtcagtaaaatgtcagaaaggCAAAATGTTTAGTTTGATCAGCAGTGatatgacagaaaacagaaacatcaaatCCTCATTTGAAATGTaagtttttggtgttttgtcatttttttctgattctgaaagtaaatgatttgattgtCAGAATAACTGAGCAGGTCCAGCTGTTTCCCTGATGAACTGGAACtaatcaaactgtatttgtgGTGTGTCTTTTAAAGATTCAAaggctgaaacagaaacagaccaACATTATTGCAGCCTTGTCCTCTGATGTTACGGTTTAGGATGGAAACAGTTCGAGTCCGTCAGGGCAGCTCGGCCTCGTTCACAGGAGACCACAGCAGCGACGCCGTGATACCAAACACTCGGGAAACATGAATAATGAAACACTGGTGTGCTTTTCAGAACCCTCTCTCTGGTTTCTCCTCTCACAGAGTCACACGTCCGACGCCTGCATTCAGACCCGGCGGGAGTCCGACAAGCGAGGCTCCAACCTGGACCGGCGGCGGGCTCGCTCAGCCGACCTGGAGAAGTTGAGGCGGTCGCAGCTGGCGGTGGTGGACGACCGCTGGATGACGGAGTACATGCGCTGCTTCTCCGCAAGACTGAGGTAGAGACACGATGGCCCCACGACCCTGGAAACGGTGTCGTCTCGGTACAGTCCCTCACACTGAGACCAGCAGAGCGAGGTGAAGTAAGGAAGTGGACAAAGCTGTGAACAaatctgaaaacactgcagggtTAGATTATGGCCATCAGACAGAGATGTAATTACAATACCCCACAGTTTGGTCTGTTCAGTCTGTACCATGAGTCTCGTTACTGTGGAGACACAGTCCACGTGTCCTGCTGCTGAAAGAGACCGATCACATGTTtttgacacaaataaaaatccaaCTGGTTCAATTAGATCTAATCTGGTCAGAGAATGGATCTCAGGTGATACATCTGTTAATGTCCCACTGACTCAgtcctgatgttcccacagtgtgaacagaccaaaccagatcagttctcagaccagatctgggccacctgcatatgtggtcctgGGTCCGATTCCTGTCCGATGCATGTGTGCGAGCtccgtcagaacggtcagaccagaatccatgtggtcgttttaacgtctccctcctctgcacatgtcgcctggcgtcatcattcagtgtgggaaacatcaacatggaggagggggggcagtggagagaccaggacgcttcacattggttggacatttatggagaagctcctgatggagccaaactggaaggaacatatgggaacccagcagctttggagggAACTCTGGGAATTGTAGTTTACATCTCacctgaaattatttatttttattaatgcagtGTCTCCTCCAATCAGGAGCGTCAGAAATGTTCGTCTATGCAAACGTGAACAAACTGCAAACTGATGGCCCGATGTAGCCCCGCCCACTTCTTTACTTCACAGTAAACATCCCATCATGCCGTTTGTGAGACGGACTGAGACTGAAAACCAAACAGTCACTGCTGATTGTAACATCTGGACTAAAACCCTTTAAGTTTTTGTGCATTCTGGGtaagaaacatttgtttgtaATGAAGCACTGAGGCGTAGGTGGTGACGGGCCAATGAGAGCTGGTGTTACTGTTCTGTGCTCACACATCACTTacacctttttatttctttttttaacgaGGCACCTGCTGGTCTGGTGGAACAGGCCTCAACATGCAAAAACCAAAATACCCATAAAGGAGAAAGTCAAACCACAGGAACTTTCTTTACTTCGTGATTCCAGATGTTTCTGACCCAACAGCAGCGACTGTGTGATTTTCAGTCCAGGTCCTGTCGAAGGTTCAATGACGGACAAACGTCAGACAGAATCAAAATcgattttatatatataatttcagaacacacacacacacacacacgcacactgagGCAGCTGTGTGTTTCTAACTCAGAGGCAGCAGAAAGGACCAAACTGGAATATTTTTGATATTGGAGTATTTTGATCTAATGACTCGATTAGAGGAAACTACTGCTGGGTGGGTTATGACCAATATAGAAACAAGATTTATCAAATAAAGTGAGTGTTTAAGATATTTTCAGAGTAAAAAGTGTATTAACGCTGTGCTCGCTTTATAACCATCCTTTTTAACTCATTCATTTCTTCTGATATTTATTCAGCACACTGAGACTGTTAATGAGGAACATTCAGTGACAGTAACATGCTGCTTTTCTATTAACTGCTGTGCTAAACGCTAAACCAGTTTCTCTGAATCCAGCAGTTGGAACGCAGAGTCAAACTGGATTAAACTGAAGATTTGAGCTTATTCCACTTTTGCAGGTTACTATGAAAAACACTTAGACTCCTAATAACTTTGTAagatttgttaaaaaaacagcTCTAATGATTTGTATCGATCAGAAAATCAGCTGCATGAACAAAAACGTTCATGCAGTGAAACATAAACAACCTAGAATAGAAATGATTCACTGCATTAACTGTTTAGATTGTCAACTTTAACTGATAACGAGACTGAAGTGACAGTTTCTTTATTctcaacagtgaaaacaaagataagagaAATGAACGTGTTTAAACCGCGAGGTTTGTAACTTCCACCTCAtttaaaaggacaaaaaacagatttaaattatcgttaatgaaaattaaaaccTACAGTCTGTTTCACAGTGAAGTGTCAGAATAAATTTGCTGGTTTTTTTTATCGTCAGCTCTGATTTGGTTTTGAAACTTTAACTCAGACGAACAAAGAGCCGGTGTGGGGTCCAGGCTGTAGGTGACCTTGGCCAGTGTTTGTTTCACCATCGCTTTAGTTGTTTGTTGATGTAAAAACCGACTTTATTTGTCACGTCCAGCGACTGGACCGAGGGCTAACGTTCATTAATGAAGTTCACTGAGAATGTTTATTGACTTC
This genomic window from Mastacembelus armatus chromosome 1, fMasArm1.2, whole genome shotgun sequence contains:
- the ccsapa gene encoding centriole, cilia and spindle-associated protein; this translates as MVTKKIRTEYMKKFRDPKWETFSKCYEDSLRYRLTRRVMEHSHKPWFWEGWDSGSDSSGWSTPKLTRNKVAPLSLPPPPTSSEVKQRLWELKTKQDPKPTSEDVETEVRAGEAPVVDAAPTAAVVQNGVSEGGESSATAAPNTSGPSDDTDNGAADMASSDAEPVNQRVPRRHHRRRTPRSEPAHRDSSQDDKPAGARKPQRAKSQPPIGTKEKEKENRRPSSRLDWAERRMEVRRSPNDSHTSDACIQTRRESDKRGSNLDRRRARSADLEKLRRSQLAVVDDRWMTEYMRCFSARLR